In the Telopea speciosissima isolate NSW1024214 ecotype Mountain lineage chromosome 6, Tspe_v1, whole genome shotgun sequence genome, GGTATACTTCTCAACCAATACGAAAAAAAGAATTCAAatctaattaaaaaataaataaaatccctaaaatactagtgctgatgtggatgatgTTAGATCGAATCCATGGGTTCTAGATTAGAATCCTAACACCATACACAAACCTAAATCTATATTTAGAGATTGGATGTACTTTTCACCTTTCGTAGGTTGATGATGATTAGGTTATTGTATCCCTTGTTATAACATCGTCGATTATGTTAAGACTTGAGTCTTCCACTGTTTTTCATCACTTTACGAGTCTATTTTTTGTGggataaagagaaaaaaaatatgacgAAGGCTGCAGGGATCTAAGACAAGTATATATAATACTGTCCCAACTCTAAACTCAGTTCCAGAGTGAATTGGGTTGACCTATCTCAATGTGTGACAAACCGAACCGATTCATGCATAGACTcccattaaaaataattaattaacctCACATAGAAACTTCTATCAGATAAATTTGGGTCTTTGAATGGGTTTCTCCTGTCTCTAGGTTACGTATAATAGTGATGCTAATTGTGAAACAGATCTTCTCCTGTGCAGTGCAGGTGCCTTTGATGCTCATCATGCCAGCCTAGCCGTCAGATGCGCGTTGGAGAGGTACCCGCgggagaggatctgaatcctgcTAATTGTCAACCATCGGATCAATACAATATGGTTACGGGTGTTAATTTATTCCAATCTGATGTTTGAAGATTTCCCATCCATCATATGGTACCCTTATTGGATCAAAATCCAAATTTAATAATTGATTTGTGGGGGCTAAGCTAGCAAGTTTGAAGAGGATAATACAATGCTTTAGTTAGTGCCTATGGAATGGTGGCTTTGGCTTACGAAAGAGGCAAGCAAAGCAGGTTGGAACTCTagaatcaaaatttaaaataaacagAGTAATAAGACTTCTTAAATTAGTAAAGCTTAAAGGTGTGAAGCATTTAGGGTAAGTTTTTGTTTTTCCGATTTGGGGGATTGGGGTATTCATAAACCTTACAAATCATTGGCCGGAAGGAACAATCCCAAAACCTAACTTTTGGGCTATATATATGCATGGTGTGTACATGCAAAGAACAGCTTCAAATCATGGTATCTAATTTTCATATGAATCTACAGAACaagaaaataaggaaagaaagaaaggaagctAACCAGGTCCCCTGACGCCAACCCCCTCCTTTGCCTCTAACACAAACCCTTCATCACAATCTTCACTGTGACACCAACACccttttcccctcttctttacttcttcctAGTCAGCAATGAATTGGTATCTATTGCAATCCTTTTAAGTTCTATAATACCAAGATTAgaaatcaatttttatttaaattttcttgTTAATTACCTCAAAATCTATACTGATAATCGCTAACACAAATTAGCAATAGAAAATCATTGATGTAAACCATGTCATCTTATAGTTGTGTTAATTTGCAGCCTAGTTTATTGTTTGCTCATATTACAAAATGGTTCCAAAATATATTGTTTgaaagttgatttttttttttttttttttttgaagaaatttgactaaaataaaggggaaaaaaacaaatagTAAGCCATATTTTATAGAGGAGAGCAAATATGtttggggaaaaagaatgttatctAATCGCGTGCAGTCAATGCCCAAATATAATCCCCTGAAATGAACGCCCCACCCCCCACAAAGTGAAAAACCCCTAGCCGAGTCGATGCTCCTATGCCTCCCCTCATTGGCTCTTGAGCTGGTGCAAAGACCATATGACAAGACAGTGTTCTTCTTCCCTAATTTTAATATGTTGTTAATCCAGAAATTTTCTCATCTATCAAATTATCAGCACAAGAAATCATCTATTTGGAAACATGCAAAACGGATTAAAGATGCTTGTGAGGACCCGTAGGGGTGTGTTTGACGGAGACTACCCTCATTTCCACATGGACTACTTACACCAGATTGCACTTGCTAATCAATGGTTGGTATAAAACAGCCtagattttggaaaaaatattctttgtcagacacatgggggtgggcgaaatgactgccccaccccttGAATGATTGAAGTGTTGCGCTCGTCCTGCGCTACCGTGCGCTCCCAAACAAAGAACAGCGCCCCCTAGATTTTTTAggttatttttacatgagacatGGATTTAGTATTGAAGTTTAGAAATTCATTGCATAGTTGAAGTTTCTATAGTAGTGTTTGATATtcaaaatttaattatttaattctAGTTGAGGCAAAGTAATCCATATAATAGCAATGAACGAGTATAAACACTAATAACaaaaatatgtaaaataaatGTCAACCCTATATATCATCTACCCTCATCCGTGGGCACACCTTatggatggtgggagatcgactatgatggttaaatgtcattggagagaatCAAGGCTCGAATTATATTCAATCCCAATTTGACTcattttctatccaaaaaaaataaaatttttaaccCTTTTATATCCTTAGTTTTAATAGCTAATTAAGTTTCGACCACCAATCCTCTACACAGTAATAATATACGTGCATGACTGCCCATCCAATGCCCATCATGTTCACGAGTGGTGCGCATGCAATGCACGCCTTGGTGCTCGTGATACTGTACCTGCTGTTGCGCAATGCACCCACCAAACCATGTTACCGGTGTCGATCCTAACTCCTCACAGGAGCGTTTCATTTCATTGATCACCCACGTGCAAGCTAGTAGCTGCCCCTCAAGCCAGTGCTTCCGTGAATGCACAGGACTGGTAGACTGGTCTTAAACTTTAACCTAGTTGAGATTTCAAGTATTAATTAAAGGggaagagaacgctacctggggCACACGCGGTGTGCTGCCTCTGTGTCCAAACACAAGGTGCATGAAATAATCGTTACAATCCTAAGTAGTTCTGCGGCCTTTCCATGGAAATGTGACAGACACTTCAAGTGCCTCTGTGTATAGGCGCAGGGGTAGTGCACCCCATGCTCTAGGtaatgttctttctcccttagtTAAGACGGCCCTAACTCGAATTCTATATGGACTAAATGAGCCGAAAAGTCACCTAAAATTAGAAGATGAAATACTTGAATATGGAAGATTGATGATGATTTCCATTTAGGGTTAGACAGTACCACTAGTGCACCACACATGGTTTGAGGGTACATATCGCACAAACCAAGCATGGATTaattccaccaccaccaccaccaccactaccacaaCCCATCATCTACAAAGAGATAAAAGGAAAATGACAAGAAGCCATGGTCACGGGTGGGCATGTTTTTCTTGCCCCTTAACgtgaaaggagaaaaaagaataaatccCCAAACACAAACTAACAAAATtgcaatcaaatcaaataattcACCCCCCTCCCACCATCAAATGAACTGACCCCACCATAAATTGAAacaaacaaaattcaaaaagcCTGCAAAAGTCCACCATCCCTCATTCTACATCTAGCGAATTCGGGTCGGGTTTCTGGGTCGTTTCATATAACATTCAATCCACCAAACCcagatttaaaattttaagaattaGATGATAAAGTCAAACAGTGGTTACATTACTCTTTCAGACTTTTGCCTGTTAGATGGATAGGAGTATTTGGTTCGGGTCGGATCAATGTCACCCATCAAGCATAGGTTTATATAGGTAATAATTTTGGCTTGGCCTTATAGTAAGTAACAAATTTATAGTTTACCTGTTCCGTCgcaatgtcttcttcttcttcttcttctctgcaagtGTACTTTTTTCTATTCTCAGTTTCTCTGTGGCTTCATTTAGTACATGGAGCTGCACCGACGGTGCCGGTCGGCAACATTTCACGGGTCGAAGACGCTGTGTATTTCCGTATATATTATGGGCAGACCTTCAAAGTCATCAAAAATAGTGTTGATGGCAAGAGCTATCTTCTTAttcaggtactctctctctcttctctactcctccttctttttcttcttctcctcctcgtcctcctcctccttcttgttcttcttcttcttcataaaaGTTAATCTGTTAGGGGATCAGGGCCATCATGCTCACCAAATGAACGGAGTGACCGCCCTGAGCTCGAACAGAGGTTTGGGCTGAGCTTTTCAGCCTGTAGGCTAGGCCTGGGCTGGGATTTTCAGGCCTGAGGCCGGGCTGGGCTGAGGTCTTGGGTTGAGCCCGGCCCAGCCGACCAACCGACCCTATGTATACTGTATATAAATAGAGGGTCGACATTTTCTGTGGGAGAGAGTGGCCTCTGCACGTGTTCAATGCTCAATGAGAGTACACGTTGGCATCATGGGGTCAGGATTCCCACCTTTCATGAGGTGAGGCAGTCATTTttcccccctctgtctctcggtGTGGGCGGTTCACTCCTCCAcggagaacttttctccataaataaattataaatatatatacaaatcACTCactgtttatgtttttttttgtttttgttttcttttggtaattttatgttttttaatccATCCACACCACTCACAGTCTCACACTCTCTATTTATGGGGGTATGTTTTCTTGATTTAATATAACTAGGTTTAacactttttggttttttcaagAATGATTGGTCTTGGTGATgctttattttctctatttttttttaagtgcatATAGGGACATAAATGTCAAAATACAAGGACAATCAGGATCAATCAGGGCTAGCCAGACCCTGAAATGGCAAAATAAGGGGGCCAACAAGATCACTCAGGACGGCCAACCTGACCCAAGCCAGCCCAATCTGAGTCAATTAGGGTTGGACTGAGCCTGACAGggctgggcctgggctgagTTAATAGAACTTAGGgctgagctagggttttaaaaaacctggcCCACTGACACCCCCAGGAGTCCCAAAATCTGGCTTTGGATACATTTGATATCCGTATTTGATTCCCGAGTCGAACGATTGAAATTCCATTGTTAGGATTAGATTGGATCATGATCCGATTTATTTACACTACTCAATTATATCCTTGTTACCAAACACAAACTAAATGTTATTTCTTTTCTGAAATACTATTGTCATGAAGAACAACTCTAAAATGGCCCCAAAGACAAAATACTGCACGGAAAGAATCAAATCCTTCGTGGTACCTTTATCCAATTACTCAATCGACACAGAAGATTACCCAGGCGTTCCAGGTATTCTTCTTTTATATCCATGAACCAGTaattttaattactttaaatggATTGTTTGGTTTTGGGAGTTTCAGTGCATGGGGTAAGTTTTGGCAAGAATAATAAATTCATCCTTTCTGTTTGGAAAGTGACACTTCATGGATGAGCTTCTACTTTTGCCACATGGTAGGTCAGATGAGACTAAAATTTTATGAATAGGTAGACCACAAGGTGCTGTGCACACATATCAAATATCAGATCCAATAGAAATTGGCCATGTGGCAAAATTAAGGTACACTTTATACCAAACAGACCCAAATTCTCTTTACATGTAACATGTGACCTTTGTGTGCACACAGCccattgggcttgggttttggattcatTTCCAAAATGTATCAATTCAAGCCCAACCTCAATTGGgtctttgttttaattttaccTCTCAAACTCAACCCAAACCAACATTTGAGTTCCTGTTTTGGATTATTGTGTATTCATCTAACCCTtaaatctctcttttccttttcagtATCTTTCTTTGAGGTGAGGATTGAATTACTAGCTTCTCTTAAATGGTAATGCTGAGGCTTTTTCTTCCAATCCAAGTTCCATGGACTGTCTTAAGCTAAGCATATGATGCCACCTAAAAGATTTCTATTCGATAACGCTTACGCCGTAAATAGATTCTTGATTAACCGATATCTCATGATAAGAATTTTGATTTCAACCCATAAGAACAAAGGATTCTCTAATTGATAGTTCATGAAATCAGTGAAGCCCATGAACTATAATTGGGCCCTTAGCCCAATCTagaatttttccctcttttcttgtttacagaatttgaaatttgaacagCTCCTAGGTATGCTAGGGAACTTAAAGGGCATAACATCAGATTCTGTGGCTTCCGAATGCTTATTGAAATATTGTGTCGAAGGAGACATCGCAATTATAAATAAGAGTGATGATCAACAACTTACACAATTTGCGGCACATTTTATCAGCAACAGTGATCAACAACAAGCTTGTCAATTTGCCATGTTTTTACCTTCTGTTGAGGATACCCCTCTCCAGGTAAAATGTAACATCTCTTATATACCTCTCTATTTTAACACATAAGTATCATGCATTGAGTTGAGCAACCAAAGTTGTTATTTATATCTCTCAGAGAGCAGAGTGGATCAAGTACTTAGGGGTCTTCGCAAATATGGAAGTTAGAGCTAATCAAGTCTATGATACAGTAAGTGTAAAGTATTCTCTGCATCATAGCAAATGCATGGCAGTCATTATAGAGATTGAGATTCACCATTTACCTTTTCCTCACCAAAAAATACCACATGGATCAGCTTGAACTGGTTTCATGTTCTTGACCGGCTTTTGTTTTAAACCCATCAACAAATCattctttaatttcttattgttTAATTGCAAGATGTTTAAAGGTTTTATGGCAAACTGACCTATAAGATTATATATGTTGAGGTAAAGCCAGGTAAGGTGTACTAGGAGGATTAATTATGTAGGTGGttggttctctttcttgtgAGTTTAAATCTTCCAATTAGTTTGCAACTTGGAGTGCTCTCTAAATGCTTTTACAGGTGAAACAGAACTATATGTGCTTAACTAAAGCTGCAGCAAGCAAGACATCCTCATTTAAACCAGTAGTAGCTTGGCTTCAATATAGTGAGGTTAGTCACACACAGGAATTTCATCAAGCATCTCATGTTATaatggagggaaaaaaaaaaaaaaaaaaagagagagagagaaatgtcaTATATGCCATGAAGATAGTTCAACACTATATAAATTTCATTAAACCTTGCAGGGTGTTTGGTATTTCACAAATGAAGCATACAAGATGAAGGTATGAAATTTAATCTCCAAAATTTCTATAAAATTGTTTAACATTCCAAAAAGACAGAGAGACATGTAATCTGAATATGACCAAAACATTTCATTAAGTTGCCATATTCAGGCCTTTTAAAAATGGTTTGAAAAGAAGGTTATGTATTCTCATTGTTTGTTTTCAAGTtatctcttacatttattaaaaCACTGCTTGCAGTATGTGCAAGATGCAGGAGGGGTGAATGTTGATGAATCCATCAACAAAATTACTTATAACATCTCAATTCCTGATGACTTGGAGAACTTCCATGCCATATTATGTGTAAGTTTGGACTGAATGTGTAGGAACTAACCTTTCAAATCTATTTAATAGTATTGATCTCCTCAATCTTTTTATAAGGGATCtagttttgaactttttttgggCCAATTACTTTGGGTGGAAATTGGGTTGTAAGGGATATAAGGGATCCTAGATTTATATCACAGAGGACTGTGAAGTGGCATGCATCCTCTTTAAACAGAAGCAGTGGATCAACAAATCTGTTAAAAAGATTAtcagtttttcttttgggtgagGAGATTTTTCTCATACTGTTATTGGAGCTAGAATCATATGCAGTAAGAAAGCTAAACTTCATCAGGGCTCACATTTTTTTCTAAATTGTTTTctgatttctctttttcttttcagacACTTGATGTTGTGATAGATGAAACCTATGCTGATGACCTAACTCAATACAATCTTGCAACATTTCTTCGCAACATTAATGTCGATGACCAGTCTTGTTTTGCTTTTCTTACAAATCAAAGTGTGTGGAGATATGACAAAAGAACCTACAATTCCACTGCCATCGGTATGACTGTTTGATTTATATTCTAAATTTCATCGATAATGAACAAATTGCTTCAGTATCAATTGGAGAAAAAGACTGTTTAGTAAAAACTTGATTAGTTCTTGAACCACAATTAGGATCATCAGCATCTTGATTGGTCCCCTGTTTAACTGTAGTGTGATAAAGAGTCTTAAGGCATCCATTTGACTACAGATAATGTGCTTTTGATATCTACATGATTCATATGATATCCTCTGTTTAGGAAATCTTTGTCAAAAAATAGCAAATTTCATTGTTAGTTTCGGATTTGAATATTAAATCCTAACTTGTTCtgttttttgttaaaatttgttATTGAAGACTGGTTTGATGGTGCCATCTCCCAACCTCAATTGGCATTAGCAGATCTTCTTGAAGCCTTCTTCCCTACAGGAAACTATACAACAACATACTTAAGGAACCTTGCAAAGGTTGGTTTCCCTCTTTTCTATTCAAATATGAACCACAAAATTTTTTCGATTTCGTTTATGCTCAATTATGAGATCCTTTCTTCCATATAGTAATTAATTATCAAGAATGGATACAGGAAGAAGAGATTGTAACTGTTGGACCTGAGATGTGCAACAGAGATAGCTCTGAAGCAATGGACCCCATCATGGTACCTTGTCAATGAAGCCAAATGATAATCTTGGGTTgtgtttgttcttctttttagttttttatttctattttatcttGATTTTAAAtaatccttaatttttttagtaCTTACTTGAGGGTGTTTACTACAAAATGTATAAGCttttttgggttgatttttttatttaaaatcaATCTTGAATGTCAAGGATTATCACCTCCATAGACCAAGCCATGGGATTCAAGATAATCTAGATCTGAGATACCAAATGAAAccacaaaagaaatagaaaagaaacatCTTTTCTTAGAGCTCAGGAAAGGGATATCAATATTCTTTTGTATTTGAGGGATCATTCTTACACATCAGACGCCCACAGTGAATTGGGAAAATACTCAATTTCCTTCAGTTCTTGAAAACAAAGATGTCATAATGgaaaggtagaagaagagatgaggtTTTCAGTAGTTTTAGGTGGGATTTTTCTTGCTACTAAAACATTGATTTTCTCGTCAAAGGAAAATTCTTAATCTTATCATAAAAAAATGGCATAAAGTCGCTACCTAAATAAAGGTCTAGGGTCCACAAATAGAATTGACTTCGtagtagaaccagcccaattgaAGTTGGTTTCGATTAAGTTCTAGACCTAGGAAGAGATTGGTAATTCGGTCCATCTGGTTAAAATTGATCTTTCTATTTGCTTAATACTTTATTTAAACAATAAATATTTTCTATAATCCTTATTTTAACATGAAATCACGatgaattaataaaaaaacatattaagaagaaataattaaataaagaaaccTAATCTAATCATGTTCGAACAAACATTGAAATATTCTACCAGACATGAAATCAAAACATAAGTAGCATagggagcacaccaatgaggaaTGGCAAAAAAGTTTCATACAAAGGAAGGTAGAGAGGTCA is a window encoding:
- the LOC122665908 gene encoding uncharacterized protein LOC122665908 — translated: FGPSSSSSSSSSSSSLQVYFFLFSVSLWLHLVHGAAPTVPVGNISRVEDAVYFRIYYGQTFKVIKNSVDGKSYLLIQNNSKMAPKTKYCTERIKSFVVPLSNYSIDTEDYPGVPVSFFELLGMLGNLKGITSDSVASECLLKYCVEGDIAIINKSDDQQLTQFAAHFISNSDQQQACQFAMFLPSVEDTPLQRAEWIKYLGVFANMEVRANQVYDTVKQNYMCLTKAAASKTSSFKPVVAWLQYSEGVWYFTNEAYKMKYVQDAGGVNVDESINKITYNISIPDDLENFHAILCTLDVVIDETYADDLTQYNLATFLRNINVDDQSCFAFLTNQSVWRYDKRTYNSTAIDWFDGAISQPQLALADLLEAFFPTGNYTTTYLRNLAKEEEIVTVGPEMCNRDSSEAMDPIMVPCQ